CGCCGAGCGGGTGCTGTTCTACACCGGCCAACCCGACGAGTGGCGCGACTTCCCCCAAGAGTTCACCCACGTCTTGCCCGCCGCCGTGGACTACCTTGCCGAGCGGGGTGTAAAGCTCTTCGGCACCGACGCCCCCAGCGTGGATCCCCTCACCTCCAAGGACCTGCCCGGCCACAAGGCCTTCGCCCGGCATGGCATCTACATCGTCGAGGGACTCGCGCTGGGGACGGTGAGGCCGGGCGGGTACGAGCTGATCGCGCTGCCGCTGCGGCTCGAGGGGGCCGATGCTTCACCGGTGCGGGCCATCCTTCGCTAGCTCCGGGGCTACCTGATCCAAGAAAGCCGTGATGGCCCGCTCGAGCATCGCGTACACCTGCTCGAAGGCCTCGAGGTCGTCGTAGTAGGGGTCGGGCACCTCTCCCCCGCCCGCCAGGTCCATCACCAGCCGAATCCTAGACTGAGCCTGAGGCAGCATCCGGCGCAGGGTTGTCAGGTTTTCCCGGTCCATCACGAAAATGTGGTCGTACTCCGCATCCTGGGCGTTCACCTGCCGGGCACGGTGAGCAAAAGAAGCGCCGTGGCGCTCCAGCACGCGCCGGGTGCGCGGGTCGGCCTCTTCGCCCGCGTGCCAACCGCCAGTTCCGGCAGAATCCACCTCGAAGCGGCCCTCGAGGCCCCGCTCCCGAAGCAGCTTGCGAAAAATCCCTTCCGCCATCGGCGAGCGACAGATATTGCCCATACAGACGAACAAAACTCTGATCATGGCTTTATCGGAGCTTCACGATCACGCCCTCATCGGGGCGCAGCTCGAGCACCCCACCCACCGCGCCGTAGCGGTCGAGGTGGGTCGAGAGCAGGATTTCACCAGCAGGGACCGAGAGTCGTTGGGGATCGGAGGTGAAGTTGAGCGCTACCAGCACTTCGCCGCCGCGCAGGTAGGCGAACACGCCCTCGGGGCTCTTGTAGGTTTTGTAGTCGCCCCCGAGCAGCGCCGGGGTTTCGCGCCGCACCACCAACAGGGTACGCACCAGCGTCAGCATGGACTCGCTGTCGGCGTCCTGGGCCTCGACGTTGCGCCCCGCCCCCGCCGGCGGGGGCAGGTAATCGGGGTTTATGGGA
The window above is part of the Calidithermus timidus DSM 17022 genome. Proteins encoded here:
- a CDS encoding cyclase family protein, with product MTDITRRLYDGHPVWPGDTPCSFELTWKMREGASVNVGKLTTTTHLGTHLDAPWHYVEDGGKLESVPLSVLIGPCQVVDARGQRALDAPFLRSLELRAERVLFYTGQPDEWRDFPQEFTHVLPAAVDYLAERGVKLFGTDAPSVDPLTSKDLPGHKAFARHGIYIVEGLALGTVRPGGYELIALPLRLEGADASPVRAILR
- a CDS encoding low molecular weight protein-tyrosine-phosphatase, which produces MIRVLFVCMGNICRSPMAEGIFRKLLRERGLEGRFEVDSAGTGGWHAGEEADPRTRRVLERHGASFAHRARQVNAQDAEYDHIFVMDRENLTTLRRMLPQAQSRIRLVMDLAGGGEVPDPYYDDLEAFEQVYAMLERAITAFLDQVAPELAKDGPHR